The following proteins are co-located in the Meriones unguiculatus strain TT.TT164.6M chromosome 4, Bangor_MerUng_6.1, whole genome shotgun sequence genome:
- the F11 gene encoding coagulation factor XI isoform X7, whose product MGNCSREGPQMTVAGGFHRWQWRWTEDRRKCLLWPLQNSGWTEQHTPSWASPITSVEPHAHRLASCSSPSVMISLHQLVYFLFFASVSSDCVTKVFKDTSFQGGDISTVFTPSAKYCQLVCTHHPRCLLFTFMAESSSDEPPKWFACILKDSVTETLPMVNMTGAVSGYSLKQCPQQLSACSKDVYVDLDMKGMNYNSSLVKNARECQERCTNDVHCHFFTYATGHFPSVEHR is encoded by the exons ATGGGAAACTGTAGCAGGGAGGGGCCTCAGATGACAGTGGCTGGGGGATTTCACAGGTGGCAGTGGAGGTGGACAGAGGACAGGAGGAAGTGTCTATTGTGGCCTCTGCAGAACTCTGGCTGGACTGAGCAGCACACACCCAGCTGGGCCTCCCCTATCACTTCCGTGGAACCCCATGCACACCGCCTAGCAAGCTGCTCCTCTCCTTCTGT GATGATCTCATTACATCAGTTggtatattttctcttttttgccTCAGTTTCTAGTG ACTGTGTCACTAAGGTCTTCAAGGACACCAGCTTCCAAGGAGGTGACATAAGTACCGTTTTCACACCAAGTGCCAAGTACTGCCAACTGGTCTGCACCCATCACCCGCGCTGCTTGCTCTTCACGTTCATGGCTGAGTCGTCTTCTGATGAGCCTCCCAAATG gTTTGCTTGCATCCTGAAGGACAGTGTCACAGAAACATTGCCAATGGTAAACATGACAGGAGCAGTTTCTGGTTATTCCCTCAAGCAATGCCCTCAGCAATTAAGTG CTTGCAGCAAAGATGTGTATGTGGACCTAGACATGAAGGGCATGAACTATAACAGTTCTCTTGTGAAGAACGCTCGGGAATGCCAAGAGAGATGCACGAATGATGTCCATTGCCATTTTTTCACATATGCAACAGGACATTTTCCCAGTGTGGAGCATCGGTGA